One stretch of Amycolatopsis tolypomycina DNA includes these proteins:
- a CDS encoding AMP-binding protein, with product MDTGLTSGLHTRFLRGLERSGGGVAVHVGDQALTYERLHELALQWGGALAETGARTVGVLAGKGVTAYAGILAGLYAGATIVPLRPDFPAARTARMVEAAGIDVLVADDRGRAVAPAGVPVLGAPSAAQALAAPLSPASDTAYVLFTSGSTGRPKGVRIGHAAVEHYFGLLDARYDFTPDDVFSQTFDLNFDCAMFDLFCAWGAGAPAVVLPGGAYRDLPRFAAERGLTVWFSTPSAIDLVRRTGGLTPGALPGLRWSFFAGEALTVRDTADWRAAAPSSIVENLYGPTELTITVSGYRWDDVVTPRVAVNGVVPIGEVHAGHDHVLLDGDDVEGELCIAGPQLTPGYLDPADERGRFLERDGKRFYRTGDRVRRLADDGLAYLGRLDSQVQVLGWRVELTEVEHALRDCGIQDAVALGVAGDAGTELFVFYTGGERPVLDMVRALRAVLPEGVIPRHYRHVEEFPLNANRKIDRKTLAARAAELLAPTPV from the coding sequence ATGGACACCGGTCTCACCAGCGGGCTGCACACGCGGTTCCTGCGCGGCCTCGAACGCTCGGGTGGCGGCGTGGCCGTCCACGTGGGCGACCAGGCCCTGACCTACGAACGGCTGCACGAACTGGCCCTGCAGTGGGGCGGCGCGCTGGCCGAAACCGGCGCCCGCACCGTAGGGGTGCTCGCCGGCAAGGGCGTGACGGCCTACGCGGGAATCCTGGCCGGACTCTACGCCGGCGCGACGATCGTGCCGCTGCGGCCGGACTTCCCGGCGGCGCGGACCGCCCGGATGGTCGAGGCGGCGGGCATCGACGTGCTCGTCGCCGACGACCGGGGCCGCGCGGTGGCGCCGGCGGGGGTCCCGGTGCTCGGTGCGCCGTCCGCGGCCCAGGCACTGGCGGCGCCGCTGTCGCCGGCGTCGGACACCGCGTACGTGCTGTTCACGTCGGGCTCGACCGGGCGCCCCAAGGGCGTGCGGATCGGGCACGCGGCCGTCGAGCACTACTTCGGCCTGCTCGACGCCCGCTACGACTTCACCCCGGACGACGTGTTCTCGCAGACGTTCGACCTCAACTTCGACTGCGCGATGTTCGACCTGTTCTGCGCGTGGGGCGCGGGCGCGCCGGCGGTGGTCCTGCCGGGCGGGGCGTACCGGGACCTGCCGCGGTTCGCCGCCGAACGCGGGCTGACCGTGTGGTTCTCCACGCCGAGCGCCATCGACCTCGTGCGCCGCACCGGCGGCCTGACCCCGGGCGCGCTGCCGGGGCTGCGGTGGAGCTTCTTCGCGGGGGAGGCGCTGACCGTCCGCGACACGGCGGACTGGCGCGCGGCGGCACCGTCGTCGATCGTGGAGAACCTCTACGGGCCCACGGAACTGACGATCACGGTGTCGGGCTACCGCTGGGACGACGTCGTGACGCCGCGGGTGGCGGTGAACGGCGTGGTGCCGATCGGCGAGGTGCACGCCGGCCACGACCATGTCCTGCTGGACGGCGACGACGTCGAGGGCGAACTGTGCATCGCGGGGCCGCAGCTGACGCCGGGCTACCTGGACCCGGCCGACGAGCGCGGCCGGTTCCTGGAGCGCGACGGCAAGCGCTTCTACCGCACCGGCGACCGCGTGCGCCGCCTCGCCGACGACGGGCTCGCTTACCTGGGCCGGCTCGATTCGCAGGTGCAGGTGCTCGGCTGGCGCGTCGAGCTGACGGAGGTCGAGCACGCCCTGCGCGACTGCGGCATCCAGGACGCGGTGGCGCTCGGGGTGGCCGGCGACGCGGGGACCGAGCTGTTCGTGTTCTACACCGGCGGCGAACGGCCGGTGCTGGACATGGTGCGCGCCCTGCGGGCGGTGCTGCCGGAGGGGGTCATCCCGCGGCACTACCGGCACGTCGAGGAGTTCCCGCTGAACGCCAACCGCAAGATCGACCGCAAGACCCTGGCGGCCCGCGCGGCCGAACTCCTGGCGCCGACGCCCGTCTGA
- a CDS encoding phosphopantetheine-binding protein, with protein sequence MWDSTFDETLRSYLPFLPAEEALTEETPLREYGLDSLATVELLSVLEQSYNVRFEDDALNLETFENPGRLWTTLSALQPAS encoded by the coding sequence ATGTGGGACAGCACTTTCGACGAGACCCTTCGCTCGTACCTCCCGTTCCTGCCCGCCGAGGAGGCTCTGACCGAAGAGACCCCGCTGCGCGAGTACGGGCTGGACTCGCTCGCCACCGTGGAGCTGCTCTCCGTGCTGGAGCAGAGCTACAACGTGCGGTTCGAGGACGACGCCCTGAACCTGGAGACGTTCGAGAACCCGGGACGGCTGTGGACCACGCTGTCGGCGCTGCAGCCCGCTAGCTGA
- a CDS encoding ACP S-malonyltransferase, whose amino-acid sequence MDEATRPGSAVVFPGMSPCRFADFGKFLLINPFARRLIGEANERLGYSLVDRFRETEGDYSPYAQVGFMLTCVALAEWAEQEQGMSPDFCAGPSFGEKPASVYAGSLTFPDAVWMTAELARCLTEFFATEYTDVVTHSFVRTPEEKLKDALSQLDGKGEWFDISCYIDHDFYMVSVREKNLDWLKQTVRSMGGLSLYTMRPPLHSRAFGALRRKAEDEVLGDLEFHDPLLPIVADQDGEILRTGDQVRTMLLDSIVKPMRWPDVVHTLADNGVRKLWVAGPDTLFGRVRVTTSRFEVVTVNPRMALQPRRRGAGPSRVS is encoded by the coding sequence ATGGATGAGGCCACCCGGCCGGGGTCGGCGGTCGTCTTCCCCGGGATGAGCCCGTGCCGCTTCGCCGACTTCGGCAAGTTCCTGCTCATCAACCCCTTCGCCCGCCGGCTGATCGGCGAGGCGAACGAGCGGCTCGGCTACTCGCTGGTCGACCGCTTCCGCGAAACCGAGGGCGACTACTCGCCGTACGCGCAGGTCGGCTTCATGCTCACCTGCGTCGCACTGGCCGAGTGGGCCGAGCAGGAGCAGGGGATGAGCCCCGACTTCTGCGCCGGCCCGAGCTTCGGCGAGAAGCCCGCCAGCGTGTACGCCGGGTCGCTGACCTTCCCGGACGCGGTGTGGATGACCGCGGAGCTCGCCCGCTGCCTGACCGAGTTCTTCGCCACCGAGTACACCGACGTCGTGACGCACTCGTTCGTCCGCACGCCGGAGGAGAAGCTGAAGGACGCCCTGTCCCAATTGGACGGCAAGGGCGAGTGGTTCGACATCTCGTGCTACATCGACCACGACTTCTACATGGTTTCCGTGCGCGAGAAGAACCTCGACTGGCTCAAGCAGACGGTCCGGAGCATGGGCGGGCTCTCCCTCTACACGATGCGGCCGCCGCTGCACTCGCGCGCGTTCGGGGCGCTGCGGCGCAAGGCGGAGGACGAGGTGCTCGGCGACCTGGAGTTCCACGACCCCCTGCTGCCGATCGTCGCGGACCAGGACGGCGAGATCCTGCGCACCGGCGACCAGGTGCGCACGATGCTGCTGGACAGCATCGTCAAGCCGATGCGCTGGCCGGACGTCGTCCACACGCTGGCGGACAACGGCGTGCGCAAGCTGTGGGTCGCGGGCCCGGACACGCTCTTCGGGCGCGTCCGCGTGACCACCAGCCGGTTCGAGGTCGTGACGGTCAACCCGCGCATGGCCCTGCAGCCCCGCCGCCGGGGCGCAGGACCGTCGCGGGTCAGCTAG
- a CDS encoding proline iminopeptidase-family hydrolase, translating into MAVPPIAKGWASFGGYRTWYRVTGETGGELPAVVVVHGGPGSTHDYLLNLCSLAGHGFPVVHYDQLGSGGSTRLPGKEAGFWTPELFGDELDNLVQHLGIEDNYVLFGQSWGGLVVARHAAQRPDGLRGLVIANSPASYPLWRQEMDVLRAQLPPGVDDQLRAHEAAGTTDAPEYFELMRAFYDRHVCRVLPWPADYLASFMEMADDNTVYATMNGPSEFTVTGTLKDYSVIDELDDIEVPTLLISGRHDEATPVTVQPYFDRIHDVRWEIFEDSSHVPHLEEPDRFREVMLEFLRDIQPTAPASRSAEREVASHG; encoded by the coding sequence ATGGCCGTGCCACCGATCGCGAAGGGCTGGGCGTCCTTCGGCGGGTACCGCACCTGGTACCGCGTCACCGGGGAGACCGGGGGCGAGCTGCCCGCCGTCGTCGTGGTGCACGGCGGGCCGGGCAGCACGCACGACTACCTGCTGAACCTCTGCTCGCTCGCCGGGCACGGGTTCCCGGTGGTGCACTACGACCAGCTGGGCAGCGGCGGCTCGACGCGGCTGCCGGGCAAGGAAGCGGGCTTCTGGACGCCGGAGCTGTTCGGCGACGAGCTGGACAACCTGGTGCAGCACCTGGGCATCGAGGACAACTACGTCCTGTTCGGACAGTCGTGGGGCGGCCTGGTCGTCGCGCGGCACGCCGCGCAGCGCCCGGACGGCCTGCGCGGGCTGGTGATCGCGAACTCGCCGGCGTCCTACCCGCTGTGGCGGCAGGAGATGGACGTGCTGCGGGCGCAGCTGCCGCCCGGCGTCGACGACCAGCTGCGGGCGCACGAAGCCGCCGGCACCACCGACGCACCCGAGTACTTCGAGCTGATGCGCGCGTTCTACGACCGGCACGTCTGCCGCGTGCTGCCGTGGCCTGCCGACTACCTGGCCTCGTTCATGGAGATGGCCGACGACAACACCGTCTACGCCACGATGAACGGCCCGAGCGAGTTCACCGTCACCGGCACGCTCAAGGACTACTCGGTGATCGACGAGCTCGACGACATCGAGGTGCCGACGCTGCTGATCTCCGGGCGGCACGACGAAGCCACGCCCGTCACCGTCCAGCCGTACTTCGACCGGATCCACGACGTGCGCTGGGAGATCTTCGAGGACTCCAGCCACGTCCCGCACCTCGAGGAACCCGACCGGTTCCGCGAAGTCATGCTGGAGTTCCTGCGGGACATCCAGCCCACCGCGCCCGCCAGCCGGAGCGCCGAACGAGAGGTCGCCAGCCATGGATGA
- a CDS encoding nucleotide disphospho-sugar-binding domain-containing protein, which produces MRVMMMVFPTRTHVYSMAPVGWALAAAGHEVRFVGQRNPREVASFAETGLDAMWFGDELDIARHRQLQMDGDNAMQGGFRISESRPERYTEEYVRTVYEHWVEVFRWTTPDSLLDELVRFAKGWRPDLVVWDPMIYAAPIVAHALGVPHLRMMYAADQTARIAAQYRDLRASHPEDTSPDPFVEWMSAAVGRFGAEYDEALRHGVKTIDCHPSYLRYEGVDVDYVPARFVPQNKPMAIPRWVLETPERPRVMLTLGISNRQVLGVEETSVADLLDGLADLDVEVIATLNAAQLASVRKVPDNVRAVDFVPMYELLASCSAIVHQGGGATIGNAVVNGVPQLVIPGTTWSERVSAVAQEKRGNGLVLDLEDVTPQSVRSGLERLLGEPSFRACALEVRDEMLATPTLDDLVPELERIARWR; this is translated from the coding sequence ATGCGCGTCATGATGATGGTGTTCCCGACGAGGACGCACGTCTACAGCATGGCCCCGGTCGGCTGGGCGCTGGCCGCCGCCGGGCACGAGGTCCGGTTCGTGGGCCAGCGCAACCCGCGCGAGGTGGCGTCGTTCGCCGAGACCGGCCTCGACGCGATGTGGTTCGGCGACGAGCTCGACATCGCGCGGCACCGGCAGCTGCAGATGGACGGCGACAACGCCATGCAGGGCGGCTTCCGCATCTCCGAGAGCCGGCCGGAGCGCTACACCGAGGAGTACGTCCGCACGGTGTACGAGCACTGGGTCGAGGTCTTCCGCTGGACCACCCCGGACTCCCTGCTCGACGAGCTGGTGCGGTTCGCGAAGGGCTGGCGGCCGGACCTGGTCGTGTGGGACCCGATGATCTACGCCGCCCCGATCGTCGCGCACGCCCTCGGCGTCCCGCACCTGCGGATGATGTACGCGGCCGACCAGACCGCACGGATCGCCGCGCAGTACCGCGACCTGCGCGCGAGCCACCCCGAAGACACCTCGCCGGATCCCTTCGTCGAGTGGATGTCCGCCGCCGTCGGCCGGTTCGGTGCGGAGTACGACGAGGCGCTGCGCCACGGCGTCAAGACGATCGACTGCCACCCGTCGTACCTGCGCTACGAAGGCGTCGACGTCGACTACGTGCCGGCGCGGTTCGTGCCGCAGAACAAGCCGATGGCGATCCCGCGGTGGGTGCTGGAGACGCCGGAGCGGCCGCGCGTGATGCTGACACTGGGCATCTCGAACCGGCAGGTGCTCGGCGTCGAGGAGACGTCGGTGGCCGACCTGCTCGACGGGCTCGCGGACCTCGACGTCGAGGTGATCGCCACGCTCAACGCCGCCCAGCTCGCGTCGGTGCGGAAGGTCCCGGACAACGTGCGCGCGGTCGACTTCGTGCCGATGTACGAGCTCCTGGCGAGCTGCTCGGCGATCGTGCACCAGGGCGGCGGAGCGACGATCGGCAACGCGGTCGTCAACGGCGTCCCCCAGCTGGTCATCCCCGGCACCACGTGGAGCGAGCGGGTTTCCGCCGTCGCCCAGGAGAAGCGCGGCAACGGGCTGGTGCTCGACCTCGAGGACGTCACGCCGCAGTCCGTCCGAAGTGGACTGGAACGGCTGCTCGGCGAGCCGTCGTTCCGGGCCTGCGCGCTCGAGGTGCGGGACGAGATGCTCGCGACCCCGACCCTGGACGACCTCGTGCCGGAGCTGGAACGGATCGCGCGATGGCGGTGA